The Candidatus Desulfatibia profunda genome has a segment encoding these proteins:
- the hemB gene encoding porphobilinogen synthase, which yields MLFPDYRPRRLRQNEAFRRMIRETKLSVDDLILPLFAISGKGVKNPIESMPGHYQLSIDNLVKTSQRAFELGIPAVILFGIPDKKDPLATRAYAKDGIVQKATRTIKEKLPDLAVITDVCLCQYTDHGHCGFVDGHIIDNDASLDLLAKAALSHAEAGADMVAPSDMMDGRVAEIRNTLDENNFSHIPILSYAAKYCSAYYGPFRAAADSAPKFGDRRTYQMDPANALEAIREVSMDIEEGADIIMVKPALAYLDIICRIRQETDLPIAAYNVSGEYAMIKAADKMGWLDGKRVMMETLTAIKRAGADLILTYFAIEAAQELGA from the coding sequence ATGCTTTTTCCCGATTACCGGCCAAGACGTTTGCGGCAGAATGAAGCCTTTCGGCGTATGATTCGAGAAACAAAGCTGTCGGTCGACGACTTGATCCTGCCGCTTTTTGCTATCAGCGGCAAAGGGGTTAAAAATCCCATTGAATCAATGCCCGGACACTATCAGCTATCTATTGACAATCTCGTCAAAACATCCCAGAGAGCGTTTGAACTTGGCATTCCGGCTGTCATCCTCTTTGGCATACCTGACAAGAAGGATCCGCTTGCAACCCGGGCGTATGCCAAGGACGGCATCGTTCAGAAGGCAACCAGGACTATCAAAGAAAAGCTGCCCGACCTGGCTGTTATCACCGACGTATGTTTATGCCAGTACACCGATCACGGCCATTGCGGCTTTGTCGACGGTCACATCATCGATAACGACGCCTCCCTTGACCTGCTTGCCAAAGCCGCCCTCTCGCACGCCGAAGCAGGCGCCGATATGGTGGCCCCTTCCGACATGATGGACGGCCGTGTTGCTGAAATTCGCAACACCCTCGATGAAAACAATTTTAGTCACATACCCATACTCTCATATGCAGCCAAATATTGCAGTGCATATTACGGACCGTTTCGTGCAGCCGCCGACTCCGCCCCGAAATTCGGCGATCGTCGGACATACCAGATGGATCCTGCCAACGCCCTGGAAGCCATTCGGGAAGTTTCCATGGATATTGAAGAAGGCGCCGATATCATCATGGTAAAACCCGCCCTTGCCTATCTTGACATCATCTGCCGGATACGGCAAGAAACAGATCTTCCGATTGCAGCCTATAATGTCAGCGGGGAATATGCCATGATAAAAGCCGCCGACAAAATGGGATGGCTGGACGGCAAAAGGGTTATGATGGAAACCCTCACCGCCATCAAACGCGCCGGGGCCGATCTGATCTTGACCTACTTTGCCATTGAAGCCGCCCAGGAACTGGGCGCTTGA